CCGTATTAGAATCTGGAGAAATAGCTCCCCACCATGCCTGCTGTGTCCTTGTAGTTTCGGGAGAACTGATACGTGAAGAGCCTGAACTTGTTGAACAGATCGTCAGGACTCATATCAAAGCTACCGAATACATAAAGGATAATCCTGATGAAGCTGCAGAAGTATTCTCACAATACACCGGATGGAGCGTGGCAGATACCAAGAAATCTCTGGAAGAATGGGATGGTGAATGGGTTTCTGATCCAAACATACTGGCAGATTCTACTGTAGCTTATGCCCAGCAGCAATATAATCTGGGATACATAGATACACTTCTAACAGAAGATGATATCTTTGATCTTAGCTTTTATGAAGCCGCAGTGAACTGATCATTCTGTGTAATAAATGATAAGATACATTAATGGTCAGAACACTATAGCTAAGTCTGCGACAGAGGGTACTGGGCTTACCAGGATCCTCTAATCTTTTAATCAATTTCAATGAACAACTACCGGTGACCAGATGATCAGGAATATAGTATCATTTATAAGAAATAGGAATATAGAAATTGCTTCCCTTATAGGTGCAATTGTTCTCTGGCAATTTATTGCAGATGTAATCGTTCAGAGAAAACTATTCCTTCCAAGTTTCACTGATGTGGTATCTTCTTTTTTAAGAGTTGTTGAAACCGGTGTACTGTTCACTGATATTCAGGTCAGTCTGCTACATTTTGGAATCGGTATAGGTTCTGCGTTTTTCATAGGAATTCCAGTAGGTGTTCTCATGGGCTGGTTCAATACAGGAAACCGTATAATGGACCCAATTGTTGAAATATTGCGTCCCATCCCTCCACTTGCATGGATCCCTTTTGCACTGATATGGCTCGGCCTGACTCATACCGCAGCTGGATTTGTGGTTTTTGTTGGTGCAGTTTTTCCGATTGTGATAAATACGTATACAGGCTTTAAGGGTGTTTCAAGAATCTATGTGGAAGCTGCAAAGGTACTGGGCTGTACACGTGACCGTGATCTCATAAGGCATGTAGCTTTTCCTTCAGCAATGCCTTCGATCACTGCCGGAATAAGGATCGGTATGGGTGTTGGATGGATGTGTCTGGTGGCTGCAGAACTATTTGGAGTAAGCAGGTTTGGACTGGGTTATAAAATATGGTTCCATTATTCCCTTCACCAGATGGATTTTGTACTCACCTACATGCTCCTGCTTGGAATGATCGGTCTGTTGATAGATAAAGGATTCAGACGTATAGTGGATGTCTATCTTCTCAAATGGCGCAGGGGAGTTGTAGTATAATGGGCATGCTTGAGATAAAAGTATCAAAAGTATTTGAAAAAGATAAGGATTCCACAATGGCCCTCAAGGATATCAATCTCACAGTAAAGGATGGTGAGTTTGTATGCCTTATCGGTCCATCAGGCTGTGGCAAAACAACACTCTTAAGGCTGGTTGCCGGACTTGAGCCACCTACAAGTGGTGACATCATACTGGATGGGAAAAGGATCATGGGTCCGGATCCCAAAAAAGGTATGGTGTTCCAGGAATACTCACTTTTCCCGTGGAGAAATGTTATCCGGAACGTTTCCTTTGGACTTGAAATGCAGGGTATGGCGAAAGATGAGTCTGAAAAAATAGCAGAAAAATATATCAGGATGGTTGGTCTTGAGCAATTCAAATACAGCTATCCCCATGAACTATCCGGAGGGATGCGTCAGAGAGTTGCGATTGCCAGAGCACTTGCTAATAATCCCAAAATTCTTCTCATGGATGAGCCTTTTGGAGCTCTGGATGCCCAGACCCGAAATGAACTTCAGATTGAACTTCTTGATGTCTGGAAGGAAGAAAATATCACAATACTGTTTGTAACACACAGTGTGGATGAGGCTGTATTTCTGGCAGACCGGATAGCAGTGATGACCTCACGTCCAGGAGAAATTAAAGAGATAATTGATGTGGATATTTCCCGTCCCCGTGAAAGAACAAGCCCGGAAGCAAACCGAATAAGGAACAGGATTCTCAGGTTACTGGAAGAGGAAAGAAAAAGTACAAAAAATGAGTGATATGTCATACTGATCTGACAATGACCTTTGTACCTGATTCTATCTCTTTTACATTGACCTTTCCCACAAGTTCAAGAACTTCGCTTGACCTGACAAAACCTATAGAACATCCAGGCCTTACAAACATCTTCCCTTTACTGATCGCAGCCTGATCAATGGTGCTGTTGTCAAGTATCATCAGTTCAGAATTCACTTCAATGCTGCCTTTTATATGACAACTTGATCCTATCACTGCACTTTTGGCACTGATATCTCTGTTAACGGTACATCTCTTTCCAAGTTCAAGTTTACCAGATACCTCAAGTCCTTTCCAGAAATTAACACCGCTACCTGTCAGAAGATTTCCTTCAATTATGAGATCCTCTTCAAAATAGGCTCCTTTCTGAACTATATATGTACCGGTGGGTGAATGATATTTTATAAAGCTGTTTTCCATTATATCACATTTCAAATATTGTTTTCTGAGATAGATTATTCAGGTTCGTTTGTATCCTTTATGCATCTGATATAGATGCCGGTAGATATCATGATCAGTGCAGCCGTTGTTGTTGACATTTTATCCTGATCGATATTACTTTTGCAAATTTGATTTTCCAGCCACTGTATTGATGATTGAAGTTCATTACAGTGTCCGGAATATATCAGTGCCTGTAAAGCAATGTTGCTGGTAGCAAGATATTTCCATCCTCCACTTTCGTTGCGCTGGCTTAATATCCATTTCGAATGATCATCTATGAACCTGCTATATTTTTCATGTTCACCCAGTTGCGCCTGTTTTGAAAGTGCTGTAACAATCAGTGACACAGTTCCGGTATGCTTCCATTCACTGCTGAAATTATTCATAAGCCAAACACAGCCTTCCTTGTTGTACACTCCTGCATCTGCAAGGGCAATAAGTGCATATGATGTATCATAAACATCACAATTCCATGAACCTTCTGATTGTCCCTCTTCCAGACGTTTTATCAGTGAATTGTATACTATCCCTGCATCAATAAGTGCAGAACAGGCACGTGCAATATCCCTGATAGACTCATAACATCTGCTGCTATCTATAATCAGATCTAAAACATGTTTGTCTATAATCTCCTGTGGAATTATTTCTTTCCACAGACAGTAAGCTGAAACCACACGGGATAATTCTTTTATTCCGTTTGGACCTCTCTTTTCAATATAATCAATCAGTATTTTTGCAAAGTCAGTGTTCATCTATCTCCAGAATAAATCATTATATTTTATCTGCTCTTCGATTTATGCCACATTTTTGTGATATTAATATTATCTCACTGTTTTTCAATTAAAAGAATATCTCAACCTTAAATAATATATCTGTGTCTGTCACTGTATTCTCTCTGCTTGCCCGGATTCCAGCGGCTGACATGTCCAAAATATCCGGTAACCCTTGAAATATAGTCCACTATCTCATTTGCACATATCATACACTTGCTGGATCTGCCTTTTGAGACATGACCCTTTATGCATATTGAATAATCCGGGGAGAAACAGAAGTATGCAAGTTTTGTTCGGGATAGCTTTTCAACCATCTCGTTTAGTCCTTCTGGATCAGGGGTACTTTCTCCCATCCATAT
Above is a genomic segment from Methanosalsum zhilinae DSM 4017 containing:
- a CDS encoding prenyltransferase/squalene oxidase repeat-containing protein — encoded protein: MNTDFAKILIDYIEKRGPNGIKELSRVVSAYCLWKEIIPQEIIDKHVLDLIIDSSRCYESIRDIARACSALIDAGIVYNSLIKRLEEGQSEGSWNCDVYDTSYALIALADAGVYNKEGCVWLMNNFSSEWKHTGTVSLIVTALSKQAQLGEHEKYSRFIDDHSKWILSQRNESGGWKYLATSNIALQALIYSGHCNELQSSIQWLENQICKSNIDQDKMSTTTAALIMISTGIYIRCIKDTNEPE
- a CDS encoding ABC transporter ATP-binding protein, with translation MGMLEIKVSKVFEKDKDSTMALKDINLTVKDGEFVCLIGPSGCGKTTLLRLVAGLEPPTSGDIILDGKRIMGPDPKKGMVFQEYSLFPWRNVIRNVSFGLEMQGMAKDESEKIAEKYIRMVGLEQFKYSYPHELSGGMRQRVAIARALANNPKILLMDEPFGALDAQTRNELQIELLDVWKEENITILFVTHSVDEAVFLADRIAVMTSRPGEIKEIIDVDISRPRERTSPEANRIRNRILRLLEEERKSTKNE
- a CDS encoding ABC transporter permease, producing the protein MIRNIVSFIRNRNIEIASLIGAIVLWQFIADVIVQRKLFLPSFTDVVSSFLRVVETGVLFTDIQVSLLHFGIGIGSAFFIGIPVGVLMGWFNTGNRIMDPIVEILRPIPPLAWIPFALIWLGLTHTAAGFVVFVGAVFPIVINTYTGFKGVSRIYVEAAKVLGCTRDRDLIRHVAFPSAMPSITAGIRIGMGVGWMCLVAAELFGVSRFGLGYKIWFHYSLHQMDFVLTYMLLLGMIGLLIDKGFRRIVDVYLLKWRRGVVV